The Cucumis melo cultivar AY chromosome 5, USDA_Cmelo_AY_1.0, whole genome shotgun sequence genome has a segment encoding these proteins:
- the LOC103491444 gene encoding uncharacterized protein LOC103491444 isoform X1, producing the protein MKKKLDTRFPAARIKKIMQADEDVGKIAMAVPLLVSKALELFLQNLCDRTYEITLKRGARTMNSLHLKQCIQTFNVFDFLRDVVGKVPDSGGSDAAEDRHISKRRKVADEDVGNDSDEESKRSKVTEAGHCISGRGKGRGRGRGRGRSSRHLEKDTAIHYNNFEDDLEIPNHPDDDLHKTEPDNGVAEARVENDNTLVDKALEPSVRNFDLNVNLDEDGDSTSVPVVASTGSPVKPPTDSKHDEYPGWSVAEMEKMAIDPIQLANMNETIDDEEDYDEDG; encoded by the exons ATGAAGAAGAAGCTCGATACCCGTTTTCCAGCA GCTCGGATTAAGAAGATTATGCAGGCTGATGAAGATGTAGGGAAGATAGCTATGGCAGTCCCACTTTTAGTCT CAAAGGCACTGGAactatttttacaaaatttatgtGACAGAACGTATGAGATTACTCTGAAGAGAGGGGCTAGGACAATGAACTCTTTGCACTT AAAGCAATGTATACAGACGTTTAATGTTTTTGATTTCTTGAGGGATGTTGTGGGCAAGGTCCCTGATTCAGGTGGCTCTGATGCTGCGGAGGACCGGCATATTTCCAAAAGAAG GAAAGTTGCAGATGAAGATGTTGGCAACGATAGTGATGAAGAATCCAAAAGGAGTAAGGTG ACAGAAGCAGGGCATTGCATTAGTGGCCGAGGAAAGGGTAGGGGCAGAGGTAGAGGTCGTGGGCGTAGTAGTAGACACTTGGAGAAGGATACAGCCATACATTATAATAACTTTGAGGATGATTTGGAAATCCCTAATCATCCCGATGATGACCTCCACAAAACTGAGCCTGACAATGGTGTAGCAGAAGCTCGAGTAGAGAACGATAATACTCTGGTTGACAAAGCTTTAGAACCATCGGTTCGAAACTTTGACTTGAACGTAAACTTGGACGAAGATGGTGATTCAACTTCAGTTCCAGTGGTCGCTTCTACAGGTTCACCAGTAAAGCCCCCAACTGACTCAAAACATGATGAATACCCTGGTTGGTCAGTGGCTGAAATGGAAAAGATGgctattgatccaattcaactAGCGAATATGAATGAGACTATAGACGATGAGGAAGATTATGACGAAGATGGTTAG
- the LOC103491444 gene encoding uncharacterized protein LOC103491444 isoform X2, producing MKKKLDTRFPAARIKKIMQADEDVGKIAMAVPLLVSKALELFLQNLCDRTYEITLKRGARTMNSLHLKQCIQTFNVFDFLRDVVGKVPDSGGSDAAEDRHISKRRKVADEDVGNDSDEESKRSKTEAGHCISGRGKGRGRGRGRGRSSRHLEKDTAIHYNNFEDDLEIPNHPDDDLHKTEPDNGVAEARVENDNTLVDKALEPSVRNFDLNVNLDEDGDSTSVPVVASTGSPVKPPTDSKHDEYPGWSVAEMEKMAIDPIQLANMNETIDDEEDYDEDG from the exons ATGAAGAAGAAGCTCGATACCCGTTTTCCAGCA GCTCGGATTAAGAAGATTATGCAGGCTGATGAAGATGTAGGGAAGATAGCTATGGCAGTCCCACTTTTAGTCT CAAAGGCACTGGAactatttttacaaaatttatgtGACAGAACGTATGAGATTACTCTGAAGAGAGGGGCTAGGACAATGAACTCTTTGCACTT AAAGCAATGTATACAGACGTTTAATGTTTTTGATTTCTTGAGGGATGTTGTGGGCAAGGTCCCTGATTCAGGTGGCTCTGATGCTGCGGAGGACCGGCATATTTCCAAAAGAAG GAAAGTTGCAGATGAAGATGTTGGCAACGATAGTGATGAAGAATCCAAAAGGAGTAAG ACAGAAGCAGGGCATTGCATTAGTGGCCGAGGAAAGGGTAGGGGCAGAGGTAGAGGTCGTGGGCGTAGTAGTAGACACTTGGAGAAGGATACAGCCATACATTATAATAACTTTGAGGATGATTTGGAAATCCCTAATCATCCCGATGATGACCTCCACAAAACTGAGCCTGACAATGGTGTAGCAGAAGCTCGAGTAGAGAACGATAATACTCTGGTTGACAAAGCTTTAGAACCATCGGTTCGAAACTTTGACTTGAACGTAAACTTGGACGAAGATGGTGATTCAACTTCAGTTCCAGTGGTCGCTTCTACAGGTTCACCAGTAAAGCCCCCAACTGACTCAAAACATGATGAATACCCTGGTTGGTCAGTGGCTGAAATGGAAAAGATGgctattgatccaattcaactAGCGAATATGAATGAGACTATAGACGATGAGGAAGATTATGACGAAGATGGTTAG